A window of Daucus carota subsp. sativus chromosome 2, DH1 v3.0, whole genome shotgun sequence genomic DNA:
gACATTAAGAATATCTATTTGCAGGAATAAATCACAGAAACGTGTTTCCGCGAACAGAGAGCTTCCTCCTCGCAACGAACAATTTCTTATAGATTTTGAGCAGCTCCAAAGCCAATTTTCTGTGAGTTACATGATTAATACCTACATCACATTGGGGAATGATTGACTTATTACTTGATTATGTTTCTTCTGGTCCTTCACTATACCTCGTGGTACACAGAACATTAATAGTTGCAATTATCTAAAATTTCAGGACCAGGAGCAGTTGCGTGCAGTGACAGAATCTGTACTCATTTCGCTTGTTATTCAGTGCAGTGGTCATGCACCCCGTGCTGAATTTCTTCTCTTTGCTTTGCGTAGTTTGTGTAGTATAGGTTACATCAACCTAGATACTTTTCTTTCTTCACTTCTATCCTCAGTTACTGCTGCTGAGTTATCAGTAAGTCAGGGAAGTCAAATGATGTCTCCTCTCTCTGGTTCAACTTCACATCCTGGGGTATTACCATCTTCTGGCTTGATTTCGAATGTGTCTAACTATCAGTCTACAAATCCTGCATCTCCATTGCATTCAGTTCACGGTATTGGATCTCCTGCTCAATCAGCCAACGAACTATCTTCTCGTGGCCCTTCAATACCTATGAACTCATCTGATCACACATCCAATGGACAACAGTCTATGACCAGAGTCAGTATGTCAGCACGAGATAATGCCATAAGTAGTTTGCGTCAACTATGCTGCAAGATAATATTGATCGGGCTTAAGACGAACTTGAAACCAGTTACTCATGCTGAAATTTTTTATCATATGCTGAATTGGCTGGTAAACTGGGACCAAAGACAGCAGGGAAGTGATGATTCTGATAGTATAAGATCCTGTAAACCTGACAAGTCTTTAATTGAATGTCTTCATAGTTGCTTGGATGTGATATGGCTACTGGTTGAGGATGATAAGTGTCGTGTGCCATTTTACGAACTATTGCGCAATTGCTTACAGTTCATAGAAAATATACCTGATGACGAGGCATTGTTCACACTCATATTAGAGGTACATAGGAGGCGAGATATGATGGCTATGCACATGCAAATGCTAGACCAACACCTTCACTGCCCTAGCTTTGGAACTAACCGATATATCCCTCAGGCCATTACAAACATAGCAGTTGATCAAGTGACAAGCGTGCGATTTTCACCAATCACATATCCCAGTGTGCTTGGAGAGCCATTACATGGAGAGGTGATACTGTTTTGTAGTTATTACTCTAACAACTGTTATATAACTCTCTCTTTGCTTTTGTTACTACTGATATAAATCTTTGAATTATTAACTAAGCAGCCAAATTAGttatattgatattaaatttCACATTATTAGAAAGAAACATCTACGAGCCACAAGTGATGTTTAGCTCTTGTAGTTTATACTTTGCACTGGCAAAAGGAACatcttttaaaagaaaaaacttAGATATAAAGATTGATGGGCTGAATTGCAAATTTCAAGCAATAGGATCAGTAGCTAGTGGAACTGTGTATCTTATTGCATCTGTAATGGAACTAAAATAGAATTACTGGTTATATGTTATCTCACTTTAAGCTGTATGATGAGGTTCTTActtaataattataagattagGCTTTAAGGTAAGCAGATAAAGTTCTTACTTTCTTTACGTATAAGATTGTGATCATTGCGACTTGGCTCTATAACTCTATCTGAGTCCGACATCCTTATGATTGCTTCCTGAGCAACAGAAAAATGATCACACGAGACAAGTGGATGAAAAATGCAATTTCCTTATAATTTAAGTGGCATTAGTATTAATAACTCTATAATCAGAAAATACTGCTTTAATATTCCAGATGGGAAGATTAAGATGCTTTTATTTCTTGATATAGCCTAGGGATTGCCCCTCACCTATAATGTAATAGGAAGTTCAGGATTTAGACCTCAGTGGAGCTGTGAAGGCGTGGTTAGCATATTCATTTCTACAAATGACCAgtagaagaaaaattaaaacaagctAATACATTCACTCGCACTGCTTATCATAAGGGCTGTTTTATGTTCTGAGGATTGGTTCTGTGTATTTTCTtccttgttgctttattatattttgtctATATGTTGGAACCAGAGCACCATTGTTCTAGACAACTATGGTGGCCTTCTGAGTGGTGACACCAAGTTAGATCTAAAGAGATGTAGGTGTATGCTATTGTTTGTCATGTACATTACTTCCAGTACAAAGGTCATGCCTGAAATTCAATATGAAACGATAATGCCATAAAGATGTACTAAACTATTCTTTTTTGGCTAGGATCTTGCTACTTCTATTGAAAAAGGGAGTATGGACTGGGAGAGAGCTATGCGTTGTATTAGGCATGCTATTCGTAATACTCCATCACCTGATTGGTGGAAACGCGTGCTTGTTGTTGCTCCTTGCTATCGGCAACAGTCTCAAACTCCTACTGGTGGAGCTGTTTTTACTACTGAAATGATTTGTGAGGCAGCAATTGACAGAATTGTTGAGCTTTTGAAGTTGACAAATTCAGGCTCAGGCAATGTGCACGTTAATTACACTTATTCCAGTGCAACATGATATATTAATAGTATTAATGACTGTATACATCTTTGTGCTATTTTCTATTAAGTTACTACTCAAAATCTAATTTCTACAATGACGTTCTTACTTGATTTTTAAACAATCTTTTAGCTGCATCATTTAGTAAGTTAATGTGATGAATATATAAAGCTGTTAATACTTAAACAAATGCCACTGTTACAAGGATATTTGTTGGTCTTTGTATGGTAGGCATATAATATTGGTAGTTTTTATAATATTGATATAAAAACTTTTAAATCCTTCATGATCCATTCATCAAACTCGAGTTTGCCTTGTCTCTGTCTGCTTCTCATTTACTTGCAGCATACGTACATAGCACATATGTACATATAAATATGCAGACATATAAAACTTGATGACGGATGTCTGTTGGCATGTAAAAGTCTGATGTATTTATGGTATTTTTTCCAGATAAAGTCTAGTATGTCTGGTTAGGTTTTCTAATTAGGGTAGTACCAGTTATATTCTTTCGCAGTCTTTTGTTCTCTCACATTCTCACAATCTTTTCACAGTCGAATAAGGCTTGAATATGATCAAAATATATCAACTTGGTTCCGTAAATTTATGGGACATTGATCCTCAAAGCCAAATTAGGCCAAGGTCTACGTACATGTGTTTAGGTCTTGGTTTGTCTTGAATATTATGAAATTGCAGCATCTGAACCTAGGATATGCGGTTTTTTCTACATGAGTGCAGTGGAATTTATTTTATCTTCCATGCTGATTTGACATGTTGATTCATTGCAGATGTAAATTGCTGGCAAGAGTGGCTTATTTTTGCTGATTTATTCCATTTTCTCATGAAAAGTGGGTGCcttgattttgttgattttgtggACAAGTTAGTTGTGCGCCTTGCTGACGGTGATCaagttattttaaaaacaaatcatgTCACTTGGTTGCTTGCGCAAATTATTCGGGTTGATCTTGTTTTGAATGCGTTGAATACGGATCATAGAAAGGTTaggtttaatatattaaattatctaTCTTATTGTTTCAATTAAAGTTTTACACCTATATTTCCTTCTTATTTAAGAGATCATCTCTTTCTTCGTTAAGCCTTTTGtaataaattaatgtttttttacTATTGCTTATTCAGGTGTTTCTAAAATAGAAATCATTATATCCACGTTATTACTTTTAAGAAAAttgttttttcttaaattttcagattatttatagcTACGTTCATCGACTCTTCGTCCTAGATTCCTAGTCGTAATACTTTGCCATATGATTCTTAGTTTGacataaaagtttttttttttttttttttttgcaggtaGAGACAACCCGAAAGATGCTATCTTTTCATAAAGAAGAGAGAAGCTCCGACCCTAATAGTCCACAAAGCATCCTTCTTGATTATATTAGCAGTTGTCAGAATCTACGTGTCTGGTCACTGAATACTGCAACCAgggaaattttaaataatgaacAATTACAAAAAGGAAAGCAAATAGATGAATGGTGGAAGCAAACCAACAAAGGTCTGTATTATTGGATTTGATGGTCCATACATCTTGGCTGGAATTTCTTTTCCTCTTTATAGCCTAATCTGAGTTGGTTCAACTTTGGACCTGATTCAAGTGCCCCATCCACAACAGAAAGAAAACATCTCCAACCATCCCTTTCCTGCTGTCCCCTGTGCATCTGTAGCTGAGCTATATGTCATTTATCAATAAAACAATGAAGTTATATTGCCAATGCTAGTTATAATTCATACCTTAGTTTCCACGTGCACATCACATAGTAGATATTCCTATTATCCTATATCCCCTTTTTTATGTAATTCCtttgtgattttgttttcctTCTAAATAGATGGCTAATACGTGACCTTGTCAAAATATCAGGGGAATTCATGATGGAATACATGAATATGGATGATAGGTCAACTGGCATGTTTTGGGTTGTCTCATACACCATGGCGCAACCTGCATGTGATACAGTGCTCAGTTGGTTAACATCAGGGGGAACAGAGTCGCTACCAGCATCCAATCTACAGGCTAATGACAGAATTACGGTAATACGGGAAGTGAACCCAGTGCCAGTATCCCTCTTATCAGGGCTTTCAATGAATATGTGTATGAAATTGGCTACTCAGCTGGAAGAAGTTATGTTTAATGGACAGGTACTTGCTGCGTTTCTTCTAGTTTTTACCTTCTACTGGATTCTCCTGCAAAGTCTTGAGTCTCAGTCGGCTACAACTAAAATCTACTCAACGATGCCATTATTCCAATCATTTTTTGCAGACATGAATTTTGATAAACTTATGGGTCAATACTCAGTATTTTTATGATGCGGAGCATGAGCTAAAGACTTTGATTTGATCAATACTTATCACTTATCTTCTGTGGACAACAGAACAAGTAAAGATAACTTAGTCGTAATCAATTTGTTTGTATAAGAATATTAGATATAGATATTTGTTCCCTTTGTTAAATATTGTAGTAGATAAGTATTAGGTATTAGTTATTAATTAGGAATAATTTGCAATTTCTTAGGATCTCACTTGTCCTCCAAGTATTAGAATATCTTATATACAACTGTAATCATCTTTATGTGTCAAAGTTATATCTGATATGAGTTATATCTGAGAATATATTGTGTGTTTTGCCTATTCTTTGCGGATGTAAGTTTGCGGAGATAAGTTTTATCCTTTTATTTACCCTTTTTCTACCCTTGTCCTACAAATCGTTCTCGTGGTTCAGTCACTTATCTTATGGCTTTTACTCCTGTATGCCATAAAATTCACACAAGTCCCTAAGTGAACATGCATAGAACCATTTAGACTTGAGAATATACAAAGAAGTCGCGGAGGGTTACAAGTGATTAAGtgattagtttttaatattaggAGAAGTGGTTTTGTCACATGAGTAGGCAATTAGGCATGTTCGGTCATGTTACCTGAACTGAAGACGTGCATTGGAACTGGTTTTACCTTTTAATCGTATTCCATAGTTAATTTGTTATGTTAAGTTTCTGTTAGAATATTGTCTGGTGGGAAGGTCTGTGCTGATTGGAGTTTTTTCAAGTCACCTCTGAGCCATCAATCCAGGAATATAAGGCCGACTTGAGGCGTGTCTCCTTTGTTCATTGTTTGGTGTGGTACAGGCAACTGCTTAGTGTttactagttttgtttgtagcaGCTTGACCTTCACTTAGGGATGGCAAAACAATCAGATCCGGTGGATACCGATCCGTTCTGACCCGATTGGATATacgttttatatatattataagtaaagatataataatattataaatagaagACAAATAATATACATTCTTATATTTCACGATTTTTATTACTACTCATATTCAAATCAGTTCATCcttttttttaagtaaatcatTTAGTTCTTCTTAACTACTGGGGATTTCAGATAAGTATGACAACAAGGATTATTGTTCAGTTAATTGGTAGTAATTATTtaggtaattaattatttaggaAAGTGAAGGAAGTTAATCGATTAAGTTAGGTtaggttttattttttatacatgCCACATCATCCCCGCAtgttaataacaataatcagtaattaattatttaggtAAGTGAAGGAAGTTAATCGATTGAGTtaggttttaatttttatacatgCCACATCATCcccacatattaataacaatcATGATTATTTTTGGAATGTGAGACTAAAATAGGTGATATATGGTTGCAACCAATATTTTCTTCTATTTTTGTGCTCGAAAAGATTAGAGGCTTAGTAGATTTTCTGCAATAATTTCACCGCCTCTTCTATCTTTTTATTCTTTGTTCTCATATTTCCAACAGTTAACTCATTGTTTCATAAATTCCATTCTACGTTACTAATGCAAAGAACACAAAACATATGTTCTTATGATGATCAATGAATATCCCTTCCTTACCCACAAATTTGAAATGAATCACTTACAGGGAACAGTTTTTGAAGGCATCTTTTGTCTCTTTATTCCAACTAATTTGCTAGCTAATCTTTTGAAGAACAACCTCCAACTGCTACTATCTGTGTCAGGCCGTTATTGACTGCAGTATGTTTTCCAAAAGTTTAGTGTGCGTCATGTCAGGAAACATCAAAGTTATACACACTGTTTAGAAATTTATACCCTTAATTCCCTATAGTGCCCGGTCAATGTATAATGTTTCTTTCCCACTTTGAGTGTTAAAGGCTATCACTTTCAAGTCTGATATTAACTGTTAGTTATACTTGAAAATGTTAATTTCTACACATGCAGGCTGTGGCTAGTATTGCCTTGGTTGAAACATACGCAAGATTGCTTCTCATTGCGCCTCATTCATTATTCCGTCTTCATTTAAGCGTaagtttttcttttccttctatCTGTATTAATAAGATTAATGGTCTAATATGAGTGTCTATGCATTTATGTTATTTTGTCTAGTGTTCTGAGAACATCTATAACTGCTTGGATTGTAGCATTGAGGTCCTGGACCAAGTCAACCTCTAATTTTTTTGTACATGAAACACCCTGCCTCCTATGAATCAGGCAAAAGATATATGTCCTAGGTTTAACCTTTATTTGTCACTTTTGGCATTATTGTGACAATGTTTGGTTGAAAGAAATACTTTGTCATTTAAGCTGTTTTTTAATGGCTACTAATAGCCTCTACACTGCCGATTTCAAATCATTCTGCTAAAATCCTTACAACGAATGTACTTTCAAGTCAACTTAATTAATGTTGCTCACGTCCTTGTTATAGGTATCTTTTTTTCTTCCTTATAAGTTTTATTACAAGTATCTGGGAAATAAAATGCTTGCTTGCTTGTTGGTTATATTGTCCTCCCATCCTGCTCCTATTTGTTTGGACTTTTTTCCCCTGCTGAAGAGTCTCACTGATTTGACCTTGGCTGCTGGCACATGGCAGGTGTTGTTAAAACCATTTTCTTTTCGTAGATCACTGTTTGCAAGCATTGCAGCTTGAGTACTTTGTTATAAATTGAGTGttattcttctttaattcctgGTACCTGATTATCTTTTCTGTTGGATTTCCTCCATCTACAATAGTGTACACTTGCTAGCTTAAACTGCTTGTAAATAGTTTACCCGGAAATAATGTTTGGGACcttatatatttcttatttctttGACACCTGTGCTTCTCTTGTGAATACGTACGTTAATTGCAATGTTGTGTGTTTCTGCAGCATTTAACACAAAGGAATCCAGCTACGTTAACTAGGCCGGGGGCATCTCTTTTAGTTCTTGAACTTTTAAATTACCGATTTCTTTCGCTTTACAGGtaatagtttaattatattgtcATCAACTCTTTATTTAAATATGAGTTAATTAATATGCAATTAAGTGATATAAGCTCGAAGGTTTTTTCTAGAACTCTTCtgtttttatatgtgtttttttagAGATTTTTAAATGATGTGATGCATGATATTTTATGGGAATCTGTGACCTAAACTAGCTTATCTTTTTGGTTCACCTTTTTAGGTATCTAGGAAAGAGCAAACCCTTGATGTATGATGTTACAAAAATAATTGCTAATCTGAAAGGGAAACGTGGAGAACATCgcacttttagattagcagaaAATTTGTGCATAAATCTTCTTCTGTCACTGAAGGACTTCTATGTCGTGAAGAAGGAAGGGAAGGTGCAAATAATTGCCTAATGTCTAATTTGTTTTCCCATGCTGCTTAGGACTTCTcatttactaaaaaaaatttcaGGGTCCTACTGAATTTACTGAAACATTGAACCGAATAACCATCATGTCCCTTGCCATCATCATCAAAACACGTGGAGTTGCTGACGCTGACCACCTCCTCTATCTTCAACCAATGTTGGAACAGATATTAACGAATAGTTCGCATACATGGTCTGAAAAGACTCTTCGTCATTTCCCCTCACTTTTG
This region includes:
- the LOC108209007 gene encoding mediator of RNA polymerase II transcription subunit 23, whose protein sequence is MLRAPSANNSQSNPPDMDTNHQRASRAYQFHPARPVIIDLFNLYLGRNNRQKADDAREPPNKSQKRVSANRELPPRNEQFLIDFEQLQSQFSDQEQLRAVTESVLISLVIQCSGHAPRAEFLLFALRSLCSIGYINLDTFLSSLLSSVTAAELSVSQGSQMMSPLSGSTSHPGVLPSSGLISNVSNYQSTNPASPLHSVHGIGSPAQSANELSSRGPSIPMNSSDHTSNGQQSMTRVSMSARDNAISSLRQLCCKIILIGLKTNLKPVTHAEIFYHMLNWLVNWDQRQQGSDDSDSIRSCKPDKSLIECLHSCLDVIWLLVEDDKCRVPFYELLRNCLQFIENIPDDEALFTLILEVHRRRDMMAMHMQMLDQHLHCPSFGTNRYIPQAITNIAVDQVTSVRFSPITYPSVLGEPLHGEDLATSIEKGSMDWERAMRCIRHAIRNTPSPDWWKRVLVVAPCYRQQSQTPTGGAVFTTEMICEAAIDRIVELLKLTNSGSDVNCWQEWLIFADLFHFLMKSGCLDFVDFVDKLVVRLADGDQVILKTNHVTWLLAQIIRVDLVLNALNTDHRKVETTRKMLSFHKEERSSDPNSPQSILLDYISSCQNLRVWSLNTATREILNNEQLQKGKQIDEWWKQTNKGEFMMEYMNMDDRSTGMFWVVSYTMAQPACDTVLSWLTSGGTESLPASNLQANDRITVIREVNPVPVSLLSGLSMNMCMKLATQLEEVMFNGQAVASIALVETYARLLLIAPHSLFRLHLSHLTQRNPATLTRPGASLLVLELLNYRFLSLYRYLGKSKPLMYDVTKIIANLKGKRGEHRTFRLAENLCINLLLSLKDFYVVKKEGKGPTEFTETLNRITIMSLAIIIKTRGVADADHLLYLQPMLEQILTNSSHTWSEKTLRHFPSLLRDTLIGRMDKRSIAIQAWQQAETTVINQCTQLLSPAADPTYVMTYISHSFPQHRHYLCAGAWILMHGHPENINSANLARVLREFSPEEVTANIYTMVDVLLHHLQLELQRGHSLQELMVKACANLAFFIWTHELLPLDILLLALTDRDDDPHALRIVISLLERQELQQKVKFYLNNRGPPEHWLFSGPFKRVELQKALGNHLSWKERFPPFFDDIAARLLPVIPLVIYRLIENDAIDAADRVLQLYSTFLHYHPLNFTFVRDILAYFYGHLPGKLILRILNVLDIKKIPFSESFPQHINASNAAASPPLEYFATLLLGIVNNVIPPLHSLKYGPGDVRVPHNKIPTTSQPGPTNAVEGQKAFYHIPDPGTYTQLILETAVIEILSLPVSASQIVTSLVQIVVHIQPTLIQSSHCLHGASSGVFSVLPTSPSGGSTDSMSASRSTPSVSGMNSSNIVSRSGYTCQQLSCLLIQACGLLLAQLPQEFHAQLYIEATRVIKDSWWLTDGKRTLGELDSAVGYALLDPTWAAQDNTSTAIGNIVSLLHSFFSNLPQEWLEGTNLIIKHLRPVTSVAVLRIAFRIMGPLLPRVANSHSLFNKLLSMLLNVLVDVFGKNSQPSTSVEASDITDLIDFLHHVIHYEGQGGPVQQNSKPRVEVLALFGRALESLRPDVQHLLSHLKTDVNSSIYAATHPKLVQNPL